From Ochotona princeps isolate mOchPri1 chromosome X, mOchPri1.hap1, whole genome shotgun sequence, one genomic window encodes:
- the TIMM8A gene encoding mitochondrial import inner membrane translocase subunit Tim8 A produces MDSSSSSSAAGLSAVDPQLQHFIEVETQKQRFQQLVHQMTELCWEKCMDKPGPKLDSRAEACFVNCVERFIDTSQFILNRLEQTQKSKPVFSESLSD; encoded by the exons ATGGATTCCTCCTCGTCTTCCTCCGCGGCGGGCTTGAGTGCTGTGGACCCGCAGTTGCAGCATTTCATCgaggtggagacccagaagcagcgcTTCCAGCAACTGGTGCACCAGATGACTGAACTTTGTTGG GAGAAATGCATGGACAAGCCTGGGCCAAAGTTGGACAGTCGGGCCGAGGCCTGTTTTGTGAACTGCGTTGAGCGCTTCATTGATACAAGCCAATTCATCTTGAACCGACTGGAACAGACCCAAAAATCCAAGCCAGTCTTTTCAGAAAGCCTTTCTGACTGA